Proteins encoded within one genomic window of Methanolacinia paynteri:
- the cbiB gene encoding adenosylcobinamide-phosphate synthase CbiB translates to MVLPVLIIWLSLLADRVAGDPPNRYHPVAWLGRFIGWWGRPAVYPEKTRRFVGFFMGILTAVLFSLPFFILDLYLPVWAAIVVAPFLLKICLAWRCLEEHVASVEKALSQEGGGRSEVGMLVSRDPDSLSEEEVLSAAYESMSENLTDSIVSPLFYYSLFGLGGAAFFRASNTMDAMLGYRDERIKIGWFPARLDDLLNFIPARLAGLSLVIWFAAKGSLGDAWAVLKRDRKKRAGPNGGVTMSLIAGGCGIAFIKPGVYVIGDKKRSLIEAGADIRDAVRAATIISAIILSLVLLAAGGIVFRFLLCL, encoded by the coding sequence ACAGGTACCATCCTGTCGCCTGGCTTGGCAGATTTATCGGTTGGTGGGGCAGGCCTGCAGTCTATCCTGAAAAAACCAGGAGATTTGTGGGATTTTTCATGGGCATCCTTACCGCAGTTTTATTTTCGCTGCCGTTTTTTATCCTCGATCTTTACCTGCCGGTCTGGGCTGCAATTGTCGTAGCACCGTTTCTTCTTAAGATCTGTCTTGCATGGAGGTGCCTTGAGGAGCATGTTGCAAGTGTGGAGAAGGCCCTCTCACAGGAAGGCGGCGGCAGGAGCGAGGTGGGAATGCTTGTTTCGAGGGACCCGGATTCGCTCTCAGAAGAGGAGGTTCTCTCCGCCGCATACGAGTCCATGTCCGAGAACCTGACCGATTCGATAGTGTCTCCACTCTTCTACTATTCCCTCTTCGGCCTCGGAGGTGCGGCCTTCTTCAGGGCCTCGAATACTATGGACGCCATGCTTGGCTACAGGGACGAGAGGATAAAGATCGGGTGGTTCCCTGCGAGGCTCGACGATCTCCTGAACTTCATCCCTGCCAGGCTCGCCGGGCTTTCCCTTGTAATATGGTTTGCAGCAAAAGGGAGCCTGGGTGACGCATGGGCCGTTCTGAAGCGCGACAGGAAAAAAAGGGCAGGCCCGAACGGGGGTGTGACGATGTCTCTTATCGCTGGCGGGTGCGGTATTGCGTTCATAAAACCCGGGGTCTATGTTATCGGTGATAAAAAGAGAAGCCTCATAGAGGCCGGAGCTGATATAAGAGACGCAGTCCGGGCTGCGACAATTATTTCAGCCATAATTTTAAGCCTTGTTCTTCTTGCTGCAGGAGGGATCGTTTTCAGGTTCCTTCTTTGCCTGTAG
- the artA gene encoding archaeosortase A — MLEAIVAGLSFAGFLGFLLPLPYKKWFAAVGWTALVGILFANFPQYFAENNIIYPLIAFLALPALWVTIKKLNEENSVVFCMTRAAAIGFLVFAPFAYIEPLGDWLIGVNISILESIFGFIGFSYTLAEWNLFMHDIYSVRIILGCTGIQAMALMLGIAWSVPSTLRQKALTFAVIVPVIFIMNLIRNLFVIIAYSEQWFPFLPWIASNGELGYESYFWSHNIISEFGLSLLTVIIVGLAMITIIPDLKAFFIDLLRLYKAEFRKMLGKPAK; from the coding sequence ATGTTGGAAGCCATCGTAGCAGGATTGTCTTTTGCAGGTTTTCTGGGATTCCTGCTGCCTCTGCCATATAAAAAATGGTTTGCGGCGGTCGGCTGGACCGCACTCGTGGGGATTCTCTTCGCGAACTTTCCGCAATACTTTGCAGAGAACAACATAATATATCCCCTGATCGCATTTCTTGCGCTTCCGGCACTCTGGGTTACGATAAAAAAACTCAACGAAGAGAACAGCGTCGTCTTCTGCATGACGAGGGCGGCGGCAATCGGATTCCTGGTCTTCGCCCCGTTCGCCTATATAGAGCCGCTCGGGGACTGGCTTATCGGGGTGAATATATCGATACTCGAATCCATCTTCGGCTTCATCGGCTTCAGCTACACCCTCGCCGAATGGAACCTGTTTATGCATGACATCTACAGCGTACGGATTATACTCGGGTGCACGGGCATACAGGCGATGGCTCTCATGCTCGGAATAGCCTGGTCTGTCCCGTCTACACTCCGGCAGAAGGCCCTTACATTTGCAGTTATCGTCCCCGTCATCTTCATAATGAACCTGATCAGGAATCTCTTCGTGATCATAGCGTATTCGGAGCAGTGGTTTCCGTTCCTGCCATGGATCGCGTCAAACGGGGAACTGGGCTACGAGAGCTATTTCTGGTCGCATAATATAATATCCGAATTCGGCCTCTCGCTCCTGACCGTAATAATTGTCGGCCTCGCGATGATCACGATCATCCCGGACCTCAAGGCGTTTTTCATAGATCTGCTCAGGCTGTATAAGGCAGAGTTCAGGAAGATGCTCGGGAAACCTGCAAAATAG